The Mycolicibacterium monacense genome contains the following window.
CGCGCTCAACGGGATGCCGGGCGTGCTGTCGGCGCGCTGGGCCGGCACCCATGGGCAGGACGCTGCGAACTCCGCACTGCTGCTCGCGCAGTTGCGCGACGTTCCCGACGAGCGGCGCGGCGCAGGTTTCGTCTCGGCCTGCGCGCTGGTCGACGGCACGCACGAGGTGGTGGTCCGCGGCGTGTGGCGCGGGGCGATCACCCGGGCGCCGCGCGGGGAGGGCGGGTTCGGCTACGACCCGGTGTTCCTGCCCGAGGACTCCGATCGCACGGCCGCCGAGTTGACGCCCGCCGAAAAGGACGCCGCGTCCCACCGCGGTCGCGCGCTCGCCCAGCTGGTCCCGGCGCTACGGGAGCTCGGCGGCTGAGATCACGCCGCCGCGAGGTTTTAGATAGATAACCTAATGGGTAGCATCCCCGTCGTGGCTCGGCACGGTGTGGAGACGTCAGCGGCGGATGCGGCGGCGGTGGCCGCCCGGGTCCGCCCGAACGTGCTCGTCGCCGTCCTCGCGGCCGCAGGCATCAGCGTGTCGCTGATGCAGACGCTGATCATCCCGCTGATCCCGGAACTGCCGACCCTGTTGCGGACCGGTCCGGCCAACGCATCCTGGGCCATCACCGCGACACTGCTCACCGCGGCCGTCGCGACGCCGCTGTTCGGCCGGCTCGGCGACATCTACGGACCCAAACCCGTGCTGATGACCTGTGCGGCGCTGCTGACGGCGGGTTCGGTGATCGCGGCGGTCAGCACCTCGCTCATCCCGGTGATCGTCGGCCGCGGGCTGCAAGGATTCGGGATGCCGATCATCCCGCTGGGGATCAGCGTGCTGCGCGCGGCGGTCCCCGCCGACCGGGTGGGTTCGGCGATGGGCATCATGAGCGCCTCGCTCGGGGTGGGTGGTGCCCTGGGCCTGCCGTTGTCGGCGGTGATCGCGCAGAACTTCAACTGGCACGTGCTGTTTTGGTTCGCCGCCGGGCTCGGCGCGGCGGCCCTGATCTGCTTCGCCGTCCTGGTCCCGCCGGTCGGATCGCGAACCTCGGAACGGGTGGACCTGCTCGGTGCGGTCGGTCTGGCGGGCGGCCTGACCACGCTGCTGCTGGCGATCTCCAAGGGGCAGACCTGGGGGTGGACCAGCACGACGACGGTGAGCCTGTTCGCTGCCTCACCCGTCATCTTCGCGGTCTTCGCCTGGTGGCAGCTGCGTGCGCCCGCACCGATCGTCGACCTGCGCACCACGGTCCGTCGGCCGGTGCTGACGACGAACCTCGCATCGGTGGGCGTGGGCTTCGGCCTGTTCGCGTTGTCGCTCGTCGCACCGCAGGTGCTCGAACTGCCGACGCAGACCGGGTACGGGCTCGGGCAGTCGATGCTGCACGCAGGTCTGTGGATGGCGCCCGGCGGGCTGGCGATGATGGTGTCCGCACCGATCGCCGCGCGGATCGCGGCGGTCACCGGACCCCGGCTCACCCTCGTCATCGGATGCGCGATCATCTCGGTGTCCTACCTGGCCGGCCTCCAACTCCTGGACAGTCCCGTGGAGGTGCTGATCCTCAATGTCGCGGTCAGCGTCGGGGTCGGATTCGCATTCGCCTCGTTGCCCGCCCTGATCAACGCGGCGGTTCCGATCGCGGAGACCGCCGCCGCCAACGGCATCAACGCCCTGGCCCGGTCCCTGGGAACCTCGGTTTCCAGCGCCGTGATGGGCGCGGTGCTGGCCGGGATGACCACGTCGTTCGCCGGCCGGGTGCTCCCGTCGCTGGAGGGGTTCCACACCGCGCTGATCATCGCCGCCTGCGCGGCGGGCGTGGCGGGGCTGATCGCGCTGGCCATCCCGAAACCCGCTCCCGCGATCGCGCAGGTGCACTCCGAACCGGGTCCCCCCGTGCACGATCTCGAGGCGGTGCTGACGCGACTGGGCCGGCATTCCGCACTGGGCACCTACGCCGACGGCACGTCGACGCCGTTCCTCGGGCGCCGGACCTACGTGCTGCTGACCCATCTCGAGGAGGCCGGGCCCGCATCGGTCGAGGAGATCGCCGACGCGCTGGGCGTCGATGCCGCGACGGTGGGCAGTGAGGCGTTCGTCATGCTACGCGACGGTCTCGTCGCACCGGTGGCGCAGGACAGCCCACCCGCGTGGTCGGGGCGCACGCCACGCTTCGCGCTCACCGTGGGAGGCCGGGATCGCCTGCGGCGGCAGCGGTCTCACAAGGTGGCGGGGTTGCGCCGCGCGGTCGACGGCTGGGACCACGCCGACGTCGAGGCGTTGGTCGGTTACGTCACTCGGCTGAGCGAC
Protein-coding sequences here:
- the rdgB gene encoding RdgB/HAM1 family non-canonical purine NTP pyrophosphatase, coding for MTQLLVASRNRKKLAELRRVLDTAGVSGLTLLSLDDVAPFDEAPETGATFEENALAKARDAFRATGIATIADDSGLEVDALNGMPGVLSARWAGTHGQDAANSALLLAQLRDVPDERRGAGFVSACALVDGTHEVVVRGVWRGAITRAPRGEGGFGYDPVFLPEDSDRTAAELTPAEKDAASHRGRALAQLVPALRELGG
- a CDS encoding MFS transporter: MARHGVETSAADAAAVAARVRPNVLVAVLAAAGISVSLMQTLIIPLIPELPTLLRTGPANASWAITATLLTAAVATPLFGRLGDIYGPKPVLMTCAALLTAGSVIAAVSTSLIPVIVGRGLQGFGMPIIPLGISVLRAAVPADRVGSAMGIMSASLGVGGALGLPLSAVIAQNFNWHVLFWFAAGLGAAALICFAVLVPPVGSRTSERVDLLGAVGLAGGLTTLLLAISKGQTWGWTSTTTVSLFAASPVIFAVFAWWQLRAPAPIVDLRTTVRRPVLTTNLASVGVGFGLFALSLVAPQVLELPTQTGYGLGQSMLHAGLWMAPGGLAMMVSAPIAARIAAVTGPRLTLVIGCAIISVSYLAGLQLLDSPVEVLILNVAVSVGVGFAFASLPALINAAVPIAETAAANGINALARSLGTSVSSAVMGAVLAGMTTSFAGRVLPSLEGFHTALIIAACAAGVAGLIALAIPKPAPAIAQVHSEPGPPVHDLEAVLTRLGRHSALGTYADGTSTPFLGRRTYVLLTHLEEAGPASVEEIADALGVDAATVGSEAFVMLRDGLVAPVAQDSPPAWSGRTPRFALTVGGRDRLRRQRSHKVAGLRRAVDGWDHADVEALVGYVTRLSDDIDGARRGVRPVTGRSAP